A region from the Planctomycetaceae bacterium genome encodes:
- a CDS encoding ABC transporter permease encodes MAEIEEKITFVEHFGAAILRSINNSGRFARFQFDSLIASVLTCFTPSTYSLIWNQMLAIGVRSVPVVAITGAFVGMVLAIDAYDQLAGLGIEEHLGVLINLSVVKELGPVLAAVMLAGRVGGALTAELGTMNVTEQIMAVRSMGTDPIRYLVAPRLLACLFLTPFLIIYADFLGMLGGYLISVPYLGINGRAYWSFSANGVELWDIADGIVKGFFFGAAIAGVSCYKGFHCKEGAEGVGQACTEGFVGSFIIILAIDFVLVVISKAIYASIWPLKLLL; translated from the coding sequence ATGGCAGAAATTGAAGAAAAAATAACGTTTGTCGAGCATTTTGGAGCGGCAATACTCCGCAGTATCAATAACAGCGGGAGATTTGCGCGTTTCCAGTTCGATTCGCTCATTGCATCCGTGCTTACCTGTTTTACGCCGAGTACCTATTCGTTAATCTGGAATCAAATGCTCGCAATAGGTGTGCGAAGTGTTCCGGTTGTCGCGATTACCGGTGCGTTTGTCGGTATGGTGCTGGCGATTGACGCCTACGACCAGCTTGCGGGGCTGGGCATCGAAGAACACCTCGGCGTACTAATCAACCTTTCGGTTGTGAAGGAACTTGGGCCGGTGCTTGCGGCGGTGATGCTTGCCGGCAGAGTCGGCGGCGCTTTGACAGCCGAACTTGGCACGATGAATGTTACTGAACAGATTATGGCTGTGCGGAGTATGGGCACAGACCCGATTCGATATCTCGTCGCGCCGCGATTGCTGGCGTGTCTTTTTCTCACTCCGTTTTTGATTATCTACGCGGATTTTCTTGGTATGCTCGGCGGGTATTTGATATCCGTGCCGTATCTGGGAATTAACGGCAGGGCATACTGGAGCTTCAGTGCTAACGGCGTCGAACTGTGGGATATCGCGGATGGTATCGTGAAAGGATTTTTCTTCGGCGCGGCAATTGCCGGCGTGAGTTGCTATAAAGGTTTCCACTGCAAGGAAGGCGCCGAGGGCGTCGGGCAGGCGTGTACGGAAGGTTTCGTCGGGAGCTTTATTATAATTCTGGCGATTGATTTTGTGCTGGTTGTAATTTCAAAAGCGATTTATGCGTCGATTTGGCCGTTGAAACTGCTCCTTTAG
- a CDS encoding ABC transporter ATP-binding protein, producing the protein MDNNIITIKNLTKRFGKLTVLDDISLSIEKGKTTVIIGPSGCGKTVLIKHIIVLLRPNEGEVYFHDQRIDDMNERQLAAVRTQMGYLFQSGALFDSMTIEENIIFPLQQHSKIKDREKLNAIAKEKLSLVGLDGYQEYYPAKLSGGQKKRVALARAIALEPEVILYDEPTTGLDPIRSDIINELIIKLKKDLGVTSIAVTHDMKSAYKIADRIIMLHKGKIEADGDAAAIQNSPSQVVQRFIKGEISEGDLQTMQVSFEDIKTNDKK; encoded by the coding sequence ATGGATAATAATATAATAACGATAAAGAATTTAACCAAACGGTTCGGCAAGCTGACCGTGCTTGATGATATTTCGCTTTCCATCGAAAAGGGGAAAACGACTGTAATCATCGGCCCCAGCGGCTGCGGCAAAACCGTTCTGATAAAACACATTATTGTTTTGCTTAGGCCGAACGAAGGCGAAGTGTATTTTCATGATCAGCGAATTGATGATATGAACGAAAGACAACTCGCCGCTGTTCGAACGCAGATGGGGTATCTGTTCCAAAGCGGAGCGCTTTTTGACAGTATGACTATTGAGGAAAATATAATTTTCCCGCTTCAGCAGCACAGCAAAATTAAAGACCGTGAAAAACTCAACGCGATTGCGAAGGAAAAACTTTCGCTTGTCGGTCTGGACGGTTATCAGGAATATTATCCTGCGAAACTTTCCGGCGGGCAGAAAAAAAGAGTTGCGCTGGCGCGTGCCATTGCGCTTGAGCCGGAGGTTATACTTTACGATGAGCCTACGACGGGCCTTGACCCAATTCGCTCGGACATTATTAATGAGTTGATAATTAAGCTGAAGAAGGATTTGGGCGTAACGAGTATCGCGGTAACGCACGATATGAAGAGCGCCTACAAAATCGCCGACAGAATAATAATGCTGCACAAGGGAAAGATTGAAGCTGACGGCGACGCGGCGGCAATCCAAAACAGTCCTTCGCAGGTAGTTCAGCGGTTTATTAAAGGTGAAATAAGCGAGGGCGATTTACAAACTATGCAGGTTTCGTTCGAAGATATAAAGACAAACGACAAGAAATAG
- a CDS encoding anaerobic glycerol-3-phosphate dehydrogenase subunit C has translation MTKNSDQIAKDLSALISGECYADIFNRVAYSTDGSIYQIIPECIVAPKTTEDVVAVIKYAGANNIPVSPRGAGSGLGGESLTSGIMLDMTKFMNKIISTSNDGSVVCCQVGVVLDDVNKHLAKFGRKIGPDPSSGNRAVIGGVVGNNSTGAHSLSYGYISNFVEKIKCVLPDGRIAEFENNIGSGEKKIARECFELLNSNAELIAKVQPSTKRNHSGYNIANVVHNGRIDMAKMLAGSEGTLAVFTEVTLRSVEIPKAIAVVQFEFDSLDKMARAVPVIVDCGAAACELMGKELIQIARDAFEQYHDILNPNSVASLLVEFSDTKDSEVVTKIKKTVEAVGELCYDKKIVFDPAIQKRLFKCRKDAVPLLSRRKGLKQPIPFIEDVSVDSLKLAEYLAGLQKIGEKYKVEMVYYGHAGDGEIHVRPLLDLTDPADLKKMTEIAEDVFALALSLGGSLSGEHADGLIHAAFMEKHFGKEYCDILRKLKKIFDPKNILNPGKIFSDNPNVMTEQLRAEHKLIADRISPVLNFKNDEFKLEVIQCTGCGLCRNTDAALRMCPVFRAKGEEIYSSRGRANLLAAWAKGILTDKDFESEKFKEILASCLNCKACVVDCPSGVDISKMMIEARAKLAQRKGLSRAAMVLANNRYMSMLASTFSPISNYFMSLEFVKSLMQTFTGIDKRRSMPKFGFSSFIRKGNKYLASQPRLQSPVDKVAYFTDTYANYNDHELGFAVIKFLRANNIDVIIPSQRPAPLPAAVYGDVKTSKRDLQYNAKQLAKMIRAGYKIVCSEPSAALCLKEDLRFFDDSEDAKLVSKNTFEFFEYIKGIDSRLRGNDTAACAQCLNKSYVHHTPCHLNALETKPATLEVLEKLTGIKAKELNGGCCGIAGTFGMQVKNYDLSIQIGSKLAEKIKESNADMVLTECSTCKMQIEHLTGKQTEHPIKILAKAYGLM, from the coding sequence ATGACAAAAAATTCAGACCAAATTGCAAAAGACTTATCGGCTTTGATTTCGGGCGAATGTTACGCTGACATTTTCAACCGCGTCGCATACAGCACTGACGGCAGCATCTATCAAATCATTCCGGAATGTATCGTTGCGCCTAAAACGACCGAAGATGTCGTAGCGGTTATAAAATACGCTGGAGCGAACAATATTCCGGTCTCGCCTCGCGGAGCAGGAAGCGGACTCGGCGGCGAATCACTAACGAGCGGCATTATGCTCGATATGACAAAATTTATGAACAAAATCATCAGCACAAGCAATGACGGCAGTGTCGTTTGCTGTCAGGTCGGCGTTGTGCTCGATGATGTTAATAAACACCTTGCAAAATTCGGCAGAAAAATCGGGCCGGACCCATCCAGTGGAAATCGTGCAGTTATCGGAGGAGTTGTCGGTAATAATTCGACCGGCGCTCATTCGTTGAGTTATGGTTATATATCAAACTTTGTCGAAAAAATAAAATGCGTTCTGCCGGATGGAAGAATCGCTGAATTTGAAAATAACATCGGCAGCGGCGAAAAAAAAATCGCAAGGGAATGTTTTGAACTTTTAAATTCCAACGCCGAGTTGATTGCGAAAGTTCAGCCTTCGACGAAGCGAAACCACAGCGGCTACAATATCGCCAACGTCGTGCATAACGGCAGAATCGATATGGCCAAAATGCTCGCAGGTTCCGAAGGGACGCTGGCGGTGTTTACGGAAGTTACGCTGCGGAGCGTTGAGATTCCCAAAGCCATCGCGGTTGTGCAGTTCGAGTTCGATTCGCTCGACAAAATGGCGCGTGCTGTGCCGGTGATTGTCGATTGCGGCGCGGCGGCGTGCGAACTTATGGGCAAAGAATTAATACAAATCGCGCGCGACGCCTTTGAACAATACCATGATATTCTCAATCCCAATTCGGTCGCCAGTCTGCTTGTGGAATTTTCAGACACGAAGGATTCGGAGGTTGTCACGAAAATCAAAAAGACGGTCGAGGCAGTTGGTGAGCTTTGTTACGATAAAAAAATCGTGTTCGACCCTGCGATTCAGAAACGGCTTTTCAAATGCCGAAAAGATGCGGTGCCTCTTTTGTCTCGGAGAAAAGGTCTCAAACAGCCTATACCATTTATCGAGGATGTTTCAGTCGATAGTCTCAAACTTGCGGAGTATCTGGCGGGTTTGCAGAAAATCGGCGAAAAATACAAAGTTGAAATGGTTTATTACGGACACGCAGGCGACGGCGAGATTCACGTTCGGCCGCTGCTGGATTTGACCGACCCTGCTGATTTAAAAAAGATGACCGAAATCGCAGAGGATGTTTTTGCGCTGGCGCTTTCACTCGGCGGCTCACTTAGCGGCGAACACGCCGACGGTCTGATCCACGCGGCGTTTATGGAAAAACATTTCGGCAAAGAATATTGCGATATTCTCCGCAAACTGAAAAAAATATTCGACCCGAAGAATATTCTCAACCCCGGCAAAATCTTCAGCGATAATCCGAATGTGATGACTGAACAGCTTCGCGCAGAACATAAATTAATTGCTGACAGAATTTCACCTGTGCTGAATTTCAAGAATGACGAATTCAAACTTGAGGTTATTCAGTGCACCGGCTGCGGCCTTTGCAGAAACACGGATGCCGCCTTGAGGATGTGTCCTGTATTCAGAGCCAAAGGCGAAGAAATTTATTCATCGCGCGGCAGAGCGAATCTTCTGGCCGCCTGGGCAAAGGGAATATTGACGGACAAAGATTTCGAATCCGAAAAATTCAAAGAAATTCTGGCAAGCTGCCTGAACTGCAAGGCCTGTGTCGTTGATTGTCCGTCCGGCGTTGATATCTCGAAAATGATGATTGAAGCCAGAGCTAAACTTGCGCAACGAAAAGGCTTGAGCAGGGCGGCTATGGTTTTGGCTAATAATCGATATATGAGTATGCTCGCTTCGACGTTTTCGCCAATCAGCAATTATTTTATGAGCCTTGAGTTTGTAAAGAGTCTGATGCAGACCTTTACAGGTATCGACAAACGAAGGTCGATGCCGAAATTCGGATTCTCAAGTTTTATTAGAAAAGGAAATAAATATCTGGCATCGCAGCCGAGGCTGCAAAGTCCGGTCGATAAGGTCGCGTACTTTACAGATACTTACGCCAACTACAACGACCACGAACTCGGCTTTGCGGTGATAAAATTTCTGCGTGCGAATAATATCGATGTGATAATTCCATCGCAAAGGCCTGCGCCGCTGCCGGCGGCTGTTTACGGCGATGTAAAGACAAGCAAAAGAGATTTGCAATATAATGCAAAGCAGCTCGCAAAAATGATTCGAGCGGGTTATAAAATTGTCTGTTCAGAGCCGAGCGCAGCGCTGTGTTTGAAAGAAGATTTAAGATTTTTCGACGACAGCGAAGATGCGAAATTGGTCTCGAAGAATACATTCGAATTTTTCGAGTATATCAAAGGGATAGATTCCCGCCTGCGCGGGAATGACACAGCAGCGTGCGCACAGTGTTTAAACAAGAGTTATGTTCATCATACGCCTTGTCATCTGAACGCATTGGAAACTAAACCTGCGACACTTGAAGTGCTTGAAAAACTTACAGGCATTAAAGCAAAAGAGCTTAACGGCGGCTGCTGCGGAATCGCGGGCACTTTCGGAATGCAGGTGAAAAATTATGACCTTTCTATACAGATAGGCTCTAAACTTGCCGAGAAAATAAAAGAATCAAACGCCGATATGGTTCTTACGGAATGTTCGACGTGTAAAATGCAGATTGAACATTTGACCGGCAAACAAACAGAACATCCAATTAAAATATTGGCGAAAGCCTACGGCCTGATGTAA
- the amrS gene encoding AmmeMemoRadiSam system radical SAM enzyme: protein MAEKLKEAVLYEQAEDKKVRCNLCNHRCKISEGNRGLCGVRQNIDGKLYSLNYHKLCAANADPIEKKPLFHFQPGSRAFSISAPGCNFQCDFCQNWQISQILDNKIEGQAVEPARLVDLAIGEKCRSMAYTYTEPTVFMELAADCAIIAKQRGLANVFVSNGYMTKNAIDFAKDWLDGINIDLKSFSEGYYKRLCKAKVSPVFQTIDYVANHTNIWMEITTLIVPGENDSEKELRQIAEFIFNTCGADVPWHVSRFYPQYKYTDASATPYSTLQMAYDIAKQVGLRYVYIGNLRTQKGENTYCPKCGSLLVEREGYYITQNRIKNSICLDCGEKIAGFKLNGEK from the coding sequence ATGGCAGAAAAATTAAAAGAAGCTGTTTTATACGAGCAGGCAGAAGATAAAAAAGTACGCTGCAATCTTTGCAATCATCGCTGCAAAATCAGCGAGGGCAATCGCGGGTTGTGTGGTGTTCGGCAAAATATTGACGGCAAATTATACTCGCTCAATTATCATAAACTTTGCGCAGCTAACGCCGACCCGATAGAGAAAAAGCCGTTGTTTCATTTTCAGCCGGGCAGCAGGGCTTTTTCCATCTCTGCACCGGGATGCAATTTTCAATGCGACTTTTGTCAGAACTGGCAAATCAGTCAAATCTTGGACAATAAAATAGAAGGTCAGGCTGTCGAACCGGCCCGGCTGGTCGATTTGGCAATCGGAGAAAAATGCAGAAGTATGGCTTACACTTATACCGAGCCGACAGTTTTTATGGAACTTGCGGCTGATTGCGCGATAATCGCAAAACAAAGGGGGCTTGCCAATGTTTTTGTTTCAAACGGTTATATGACGAAAAACGCAATTGATTTCGCAAAAGACTGGCTCGATGGAATTAACATCGATTTGAAAAGTTTCAGCGAGGGGTATTATAAAAGACTGTGCAAAGCAAAGGTTTCGCCGGTGTTTCAAACGATTGATTATGTCGCCAATCATACAAATATCTGGATGGAGATTACGACGCTGATTGTGCCGGGCGAAAACGATTCTGAAAAGGAATTGCGTCAAATCGCGGAATTCATTTTTAATACCTGCGGCGCGGATGTGCCCTGGCACGTAAGCAGGTTTTATCCGCAATATAAATACACAGACGCCTCCGCAACGCCGTATTCAACGTTGCAAATGGCTTATGATATTGCAAAACAGGTCGGACTACGTTATGTATATATAGGTAATCTGCGCACGCAAAAAGGCGAAAACACATATTGCCCGAAATGCGGCAGTCTGCTGGTTGAACGTGAAGGTTATTATATAACCCAAAATCGGATAAAAAACAGCATTTGTCTGGATTGCGGTGAAAAAATTGCTGGATTTAAACTTAATGGTGAAAAATAA
- a CDS encoding nitronate monooxygenase — MCTNKNIPALRIGNLTINPPIIQGGMGIRVSGANLAAAVANTGCAGVIASTGIGLFEELSGQALWTFNGESLRSEIRRARSMTKGIIGVNVMVALTDYENLVKVSIEENVDMVICGAGLPLELPKFLNGKDVKLIPIVSSAKALSLIIRRWQGRYNKLPDAVIVEGLKAGGHLGYSAESLADGTAMPLEDIIKEVVALANSYEKKIPVIAAGGIFDGADIAKFLKLGASGVQMATRFVCTEECDAHINFKQAYINAKKPEDLTIIKSPVGLPGRVINSPFVEKIKHGLTIPFKCTYTCLRTCDAKNAPYCIAKVLSNASNGKFDEAFAFAGSNAYRCNEIVPVKTLVDTLSKELSAALEQKAVSKV; from the coding sequence ATGTGCACAAATAAAAATATACCAGCTTTGAGAATCGGCAACTTGACGATTAATCCGCCAATAATTCAGGGCGGAATGGGAATACGAGTTTCAGGCGCGAATCTTGCCGCGGCGGTTGCGAATACCGGCTGCGCCGGAGTCATAGCGAGTACAGGCATAGGTTTGTTCGAAGAACTTAGCGGTCAAGCTTTATGGACATTCAATGGTGAATCCCTGCGGAGTGAAATTCGAAGAGCAAGGAGTATGACCAAGGGAATAATTGGCGTCAACGTAATGGTTGCACTTACTGATTATGAAAACCTTGTTAAAGTTTCGATAGAAGAAAATGTTGATATGGTGATTTGCGGAGCGGGACTGCCGCTGGAACTGCCGAAATTTCTTAACGGCAAAGATGTCAAGCTGATTCCAATCGTTTCATCCGCGAAGGCTCTTTCACTGATTATTAGAAGATGGCAGGGAAGATATAACAAATTGCCGGATGCTGTGATTGTCGAAGGCTTAAAAGCCGGCGGACATCTCGGATATTCCGCTGAAAGTCTGGCGGATGGAACAGCAATGCCGCTGGAAGACATCATCAAAGAAGTTGTCGCATTGGCGAACTCTTATGAGAAAAAAATTCCTGTCATAGCAGCCGGCGGAATTTTCGATGGCGCGGACATCGCGAAATTTTTGAAACTCGGCGCATCGGGCGTGCAAATGGCAACAAGATTTGTCTGCACCGAAGAATGCGATGCGCATATAAATTTCAAACAGGCTTACATTAACGCAAAAAAACCAGAAGACCTCACAATTATCAAAAGTCCGGTCGGTTTGCCCGGCAGAGTTATAAATTCGCCGTTTGTAGAAAAAATCAAACATGGTTTGACAATACCTTTCAAATGCACCTATACTTGCCTGCGAACCTGTGATGCTAAAAATGCGCCATACTGCATTGCCAAAGTTTTGTCGAACGCCTCGAATGGCAAATTTGATGAAGCATTTGCATTTGCCGGCTCAAACGCTTACAGGTGCAATGAAATCGTACCTGTAAAAACGCTGGTTGACACATTGAGCAAAGAATTGTCCGCCGCTCTGGAACAAAAAGCCGTCTCGAAGGTCTGA
- the pdxB gene encoding 4-phosphoerythronate dehydrogenase PdxB, whose translation MKIIADENIPFVKECFSSAGNVTTVHGRKISKDILQDADALLVRSITKVNKDLLDGTNIKFVATATIGFEHIDIDYLKSKNISFASAPGSNANSVAEYVTSTLLNLAEKYHFDISKKSIGIVGVGNVGSRVEKKAKALGMKVVLNDPPLKRLSGDEKYRPLNEILDCDIITLHTPLTKDGIDKTYHLADENFLAAMKDGAILFNTCRGGVHDTAALKKAIATKKLSACVLDVWEKEPDIDVELLEMVDFGTPHIAGYSYDGKVVGMIMIYEAFCRFFNIQAKHTAKDFLPPAQISEIVIKNEKSPLLFAVNTLYNISKDDANLRQMKNEPADKRGAYFDSLRKNYPVRREFPNTKVLTDSKMLKNILEGIGFRV comes from the coding sequence ATGAAGATTATCGCGGACGAAAATATACCATTTGTGAAAGAATGTTTCAGTTCTGCCGGAAATGTTACAACTGTTCATGGCCGAAAGATTTCCAAAGACATTTTGCAGGACGCAGACGCTCTGCTTGTCCGCAGTATCACCAAAGTTAATAAAGACCTGCTCGACGGCACGAACATAAAATTTGTCGCCACAGCAACCATTGGCTTTGAACATATTGATATAGATTATCTCAAAAGCAAAAATATCAGCTTTGCTTCCGCGCCCGGCTCGAACGCAAATTCCGTCGCCGAGTATGTTACATCGACGTTATTGAATCTCGCGGAAAAATATCATTTCGACATTTCAAAAAAATCAATCGGCATAGTAGGCGTCGGCAATGTCGGCAGCAGAGTCGAGAAAAAAGCAAAAGCGCTCGGAATGAAAGTCGTTCTTAATGATCCGCCTTTGAAAAGACTCTCCGGCGATGAAAAATATCGCCCACTGAATGAAATTTTAGATTGCGATATTATTACGCTGCATACGCCATTGACGAAAGATGGAATTGATAAAACTTATCATCTGGCTGATGAAAATTTTTTGGCGGCGATGAAAGATGGTGCGATTTTATTTAATACCTGCCGTGGAGGCGTTCACGATACCGCTGCGTTGAAAAAAGCGATTGCGACAAAGAAATTGAGCGCCTGCGTGCTTGATGTCTGGGAAAAAGAGCCGGATATTGACGTTGAGCTTTTGGAAATGGTAGATTTCGGCACGCCGCACATCGCTGGCTATTCTTATGATGGCAAAGTTGTCGGAATGATAATGATTTATGAGGCGTTTTGTAGATTTTTTAATATTCAGGCAAAACATACAGCCAAAGATTTCCTGCCGCCGGCTCAAATTTCGGAAATTGTGATAAAAAATGAAAAAAGTCCGTTACTTTTTGCCGTGAATACACTCTATAATATTAGTAAAGACGATGCGAACCTGCGGCAGATGAAAAACGAACCTGCCGATAAACGCGGAGCGTATTTTGATTCACTGCGCAAGAATTATCCCGTCCGCAGAGAGTTTCCAAATACAAAAGTTTTGACTGATAGTAAAATGCTTAAAAATATACTTGAGGGTATAGGGTTCAGGGTATAG
- the folP gene encoding dihydropteroate synthase — MDFSAGCLVMGILNVTPDSFSDGGDFLDIEKAVARGIEMEKHGAAIIDIGAESTRPGSKAVSSKEQIKRAIPVIEKLAAKIKIPISIDSKDFEVTKAAIEAGASIINDITSLADIRTAKLAAEKKLPVILMHMQHNPETMQKEPYYKNVVQEVLEYLLARAKAAQDAGIEKEKIFIDPGIGFGKTLEHNITLLKNIGIFVNSGYRVLLGTSRKKFIGTLTGKENPRDRILGTAATVALAAAAGVSIIRVHDVAEMVDVAKVGSVFTKKVSGTF; from the coding sequence ATGGATTTTTCCGCCGGCTGTCTTGTAATGGGTATCCTGAATGTAACGCCTGATTCGTTCAGTGACGGCGGAGATTTTCTCGATATCGAAAAAGCTGTTGCCCGCGGCATCGAAATGGAAAAGCATGGCGCAGCGATAATCGACATTGGTGCAGAATCAACTCGCCCCGGCTCAAAAGCCGTCAGCAGCAAAGAGCAAATCAAACGCGCGATACCTGTAATTGAAAAACTTGCGGCGAAAATTAAAATTCCGATCAGTATCGACAGTAAGGATTTTGAAGTAACAAAAGCTGCGATAGAAGCAGGCGCATCGATAATAAATGATATTACTTCACTTGCAGATATCCGCACTGCCAAACTTGCAGCGGAGAAAAAATTGCCTGTGATATTAATGCATATGCAGCACAATCCCGAAACTATGCAAAAAGAGCCGTATTATAAAAATGTTGTGCAGGAAGTTTTGGAATATCTGCTGGCAAGAGCAAAAGCGGCACAGGATGCCGGCATAGAAAAAGAAAAAATATTTATTGACCCGGGGATTGGTTTTGGCAAAACGCTTGAGCATAATATAACACTTCTGAAGAACATCGGCATTTTTGTAAATTCCGGTTACAGGGTCTTGCTCGGCACAAGCAGGAAAAAATTTATTGGCACGCTGACGGGCAAAGAAAATCCCAGGGACAGGATTTTGGGTACTGCCGCGACAGTTGCATTGGCTGCGGCAGCAGGCGTTTCAATTATCCGTGTTCACGATGTCGCCGAGATGGTTGATGTCGCCAAAGTCGGCAGCGTTTTCACAAAAAAGGTGTCAGGCACCTTTTAA